A genomic stretch from Blastocatellia bacterium includes:
- a CDS encoding glycosyltransferase, with translation MKPLVSVIVPTYNCRRFIRECLDSIVAQSYENFEAIIVDDASTDATFDWLSGKLPDSRFRLHKQEHNQGASVARNTGVRMASGDLIALVDADDLLLPGHLATVVEKFKKMPDVGLVCCDSKLIGPAGETLHAGKTWHEIQCLIKGYTLQTGRRALADVFQFSHCFTGFAIRRSVYEAVGGLDQTIFPLDDYDFMLRVAGRGYGVFYVDEVLALRRDHDANWSGLSHSVKVGQMKLRSLEQALRANPELRGLGRVIPRRFAEVYGEMAISYLYERRWGQAISALVRAARLDPSRLVNITKIGLSGVGRRARRLSTWAATGSTRRQ, from the coding sequence ATGAAGCCGCTCGTCAGCGTCATCGTGCCGACATACAATTGCAGGCGCTTCATCCGCGAGTGCCTCGACTCGATAGTCGCGCAGAGCTACGAAAACTTTGAAGCGATAATCGTTGACGACGCGTCAACCGATGCCACTTTCGATTGGCTATCAGGCAAATTGCCGGACTCCCGCTTCCGCCTTCACAAACAGGAGCATAACCAGGGGGCTTCGGTGGCGCGGAACACGGGCGTGCGGATGGCGTCGGGCGATTTGATCGCGCTCGTTGACGCGGACGACCTTCTGCTGCCCGGTCACCTTGCCACGGTGGTCGAGAAGTTCAAGAAAATGCCCGATGTGGGGCTCGTCTGTTGCGATTCAAAGCTGATCGGGCCGGCGGGCGAGACCTTGCACGCCGGCAAGACCTGGCACGAGATACAGTGTTTGATTAAAGGCTACACGCTGCAAACGGGCCGCAGGGCGCTCGCCGATGTTTTTCAATTCTCGCATTGCTTCACAGGATTTGCGATTCGCCGAAGCGTGTATGAAGCGGTCGGCGGCCTGGATCAAACCATCTTTCCGCTCGACGACTACGATTTCATGTTGCGCGTGGCCGGCCGGGGATACGGCGTCTTTTACGTTGACGAGGTGCTGGCCCTGCGGCGCGACCACGACGCGAACTGGTCGGGCCTCAGCCACTCGGTCAAGGTCGGGCAGATGAAGCTAAGAAGCCTGGAGCAGGCTCTCAGAGCCAATCCTGAGTTGCGCGGCCTGGGCCGCGTGATCCCGCGCCGGTTCGCGGAAGTCTATGGAGAGATGGCCATAAGCTACCTCTATGAGCGGCGTTGGGGGCAGGCCATCTCGGCGCTCGTGCGCGCGGCAAGGCTCGACCCGTCGCGGCTCGTGAATATAACGAAGATAGGGCTGAGCGGAGTGGGCCGACGCGCGCGCCGGCTTTCGACATGGGCCGCCACAGGCTCGACGCGCCGCCAGTGA
- a CDS encoding glycosyltransferase family 4 protein, producing the protein MHILALSPSLYDTSPGQRFRMEQWSPLLAGWGIEVDFHSFECAELNAVLYKPGNLRQKIRLVARAFARRRELLRSACDYDAVYVFREAALLGPPVFERQIHRRGVPLVFDFDDAVFVPYRSPSNGYLSYLKFPTKTRTICKIASHVMAGNSYLADYARQVNDRVTVVPTTIDTDKYTVERRDESSDFPVIGWSGSYSTVQHLDTLRGALTRLAKEEKFRLRVIGTPHYEIEGVEVDSLAWQSHTEVEDLRAIDIGIMPLPDDPWSRGKCGLKVLQYMALGIPAVCSPVGVNTEIITDNENGLIAATEDEWVAKLRQLLRSAEVRRRLGLAGRATVESRYAAATQAPYVRDIFESVVRRGHFKRAYAET; encoded by the coding sequence ATGCATATACTTGCACTCTCGCCTAGTCTTTACGATACGTCGCCCGGCCAGCGCTTTCGCATGGAGCAGTGGTCGCCGCTGCTCGCCGGGTGGGGGATAGAGGTTGATTTCCACTCGTTCGAATGCGCGGAGCTGAACGCGGTGCTTTATAAGCCGGGAAACCTCCGGCAAAAGATACGACTCGTCGCTCGCGCCTTCGCGCGCCGCAGGGAGTTGCTGCGCTCGGCCTGCGACTATGATGCCGTCTACGTCTTTCGCGAGGCGGCGCTTTTGGGGCCGCCCGTCTTCGAGCGGCAGATTCATCGCCGCGGCGTGCCGCTCGTATTCGATTTCGACGATGCGGTGTTCGTGCCTTACAGGAGCCCGTCGAATGGTTATTTGAGTTATCTCAAATTCCCCACAAAGACTCGAACGATTTGTAAGATTGCCTCGCATGTCATGGCCGGCAACTCGTACCTGGCCGACTACGCCCGCCAAGTAAACGACCGCGTGACGGTCGTTCCGACCACGATTGACACGGACAAATACACGGTCGAGCGCAGGGATGAATCAAGCGACTTTCCAGTCATCGGCTGGAGCGGGAGCTACAGCACCGTACAGCACCTCGATACCTTGCGCGGCGCGCTCACCCGGCTCGCGAAAGAAGAGAAGTTCCGCCTGCGGGTCATCGGCACTCCGCATTATGAGATCGAGGGAGTGGAGGTGGATTCGCTGGCCTGGCAGTCGCATACGGAAGTCGAAGACCTGCGAGCAATTGACATAGGCATTATGCCGCTCCCGGACGACCCGTGGAGTCGCGGCAAGTGCGGGCTGAAAGTGCTACAATATATGGCGCTCGGCATCCCGGCCGTCTGCTCGCCCGTGGGAGTCAACACGGAGATCATCACAGATAACGAGAATGGCCTTATTGCGGCGACCGAAGACGAGTGGGTTGCAAAGCTCAGGCAGTTGCTACGCTCGGCGGAGGTGAGACGGAGGCTGGGACTCGCGGGCCGCGCCACGGTCGAGAGCAGGTATGCCGCTGCCACACAAGCACCCTATGTGCGCGACATTTTCGAATCCGTAGTTCGTCGGGGTCATTTCAAACGGGCTTATGCCGAGACCTGA
- a CDS encoding class I SAM-dependent methyltransferase: MKKLRALLAVAPESFLVTERTRRRVESLIGAAGARAIILNVGAGYTRLAPHVLNVEIFDSGETDVMASALELPFESSIADLIILQGVLEHVENARGTIEECYRVLKPGGIFYTEMPFLQPYHECPIDVARSTRPGLARLCLPMQEIDSGIHIGPASTLTWMLREFLAALISRGRQPLYRRSFTIAGWLVFPIKYADYFLERFPALHTVASSCYYIGRKH; encoded by the coding sequence ATGAAAAAACTGCGCGCGCTTTTAGCAGTTGCCCCGGAGTCGTTTCTCGTCACGGAACGCACGCGTCGCCGCGTCGAATCGCTGATCGGCGCGGCTGGCGCGCGGGCAATCATCTTGAACGTTGGCGCCGGCTATACGCGCCTCGCGCCGCACGTTTTGAACGTAGAGATATTCGATTCGGGCGAAACCGACGTGATGGCGTCGGCGCTAGAGTTGCCGTTCGAGAGTTCGATTGCCGATTTGATCATCTTGCAGGGCGTGCTTGAACACGTCGAAAACGCGCGCGGCACAATCGAGGAGTGCTACAGAGTCTTAAAGCCGGGCGGCATCTTTTATACGGAGATGCCGTTCCTCCAGCCTTATCACGAGTGTCCGATTGACGTGGCCCGCAGCACCCGGCCCGGACTGGCGCGGCTCTGTTTGCCGATGCAAGAGATCGATTCGGGCATTCACATTGGTCCGGCTTCGACTTTGACGTGGATGCTGCGCGAATTTCTGGCCGCTTTGATTTCAAGAGGCCGACAGCCACTCTATCGCCGCAGCTTCACGATAGCCGGCTGGCTGGTGTTTCCGATTAAGTATGCGGATTATTTTTTGGAAAGATTCCCGGCGCTGCACACCGTCGCCAGTTCCTGTTATTACATAGGTCGGAAGCATTGA
- a CDS encoding glycosyltransferase has translation MPYLRELVRGGLEVYLLTFEPDLKNRWPEARLRAERERRAAEGIHWTALAYHKRPTIPATLFDVIAGTVHARRLIERQNIEIIHARSHVPGLMAVLLRRLTRRRVIFDLRGLMAEEYQDAGVWQADSLAFRLTKRTERAILNRADQLITLTSRAAEWLVNQGVARDRIHVIPCCVDMLRFSDAGLIESAYLKLRDRFTVVYAGSVIGLYLLREMIRFVCALREWRADAHFLVLTAGNHDLVRSAALEEGLPEDALTVLRVPPEHVAPYVALARAGVSLRKPTFSQIAASPTKVPEYLAAGVPAVVNAGIGDTDEILRSGRVGVVIEDLSAASMRKAADELLKLLEEGNDLQERCRAAARQHFSLEEVGGHRYREVYRALGLKLSQDAAAARSVTPTV, from the coding sequence TTGCCTTACCTGCGTGAGCTCGTGCGCGGCGGGCTGGAAGTTTACCTGCTGACATTCGAGCCCGACCTTAAGAACCGCTGGCCTGAAGCCCGCTTGCGCGCAGAGCGCGAGCGACGAGCAGCTGAAGGAATACACTGGACGGCGCTCGCCTATCACAAGCGTCCGACAATACCCGCGACTCTCTTCGACGTGATTGCCGGAACGGTTCACGCAAGAAGATTAATCGAACGCCAAAACATAGAGATTATTCACGCGCGCTCGCACGTGCCGGGATTGATGGCCGTGTTGCTTCGCCGGCTCACGCGACGGCGAGTGATATTCGATTTGCGAGGGCTGATGGCCGAAGAGTATCAAGACGCCGGTGTGTGGCAGGCAGACTCCCTTGCCTTTCGCCTGACCAAACGAACCGAGCGGGCAATCTTGAACCGCGCCGATCAGTTGATCACGCTCACAAGCCGCGCCGCCGAATGGCTCGTTAATCAGGGTGTCGCGCGCGACCGTATCCACGTGATACCGTGCTGCGTTGATATGCTGCGCTTCAGCGATGCCGGCCTCATCGAGTCTGCATACTTAAAACTTCGAGATCGTTTCACGGTCGTCTACGCAGGTTCTGTCATCGGGCTTTACCTGCTGCGCGAGATGATCAGGTTCGTGTGCGCTTTGCGTGAGTGGCGGGCGGACGCCCACTTCCTTGTGCTGACTGCGGGCAATCATGATCTGGTGCGTTCGGCGGCGCTGGAAGAAGGTTTGCCCGAAGACGCGCTCACCGTGTTGCGCGTCCCGCCAGAGCATGTAGCGCCATACGTTGCGCTCGCCCGCGCAGGGGTGTCGCTGCGAAAGCCGACCTTTTCTCAAATCGCCGCTTCGCCTACAAAAGTGCCTGAATATTTGGCCGCGGGCGTTCCCGCGGTAGTGAACGCGGGCATCGGCGACACAGATGAGATCCTCCGGTCAGGCCGCGTCGGGGTGGTTATCGAAGACCTGAGCGCGGCTTCGATGCGCAAAGCAGCAGATGAATTATTGAAATTGCTCGAAGAGGGGAACGATCTTCAGGAGCGATGCCGAGCAGCGGCGCGGCAGCATTTCTCTCTTGAAGAAGTGGGCGGCCACCGCTACCGAGAGGTGTACCGCGCGCTGGGTCTCAAGCTTTCACAGGACGCGGCCGCCGCGCGCAGCGTCACGCCAACAGTCTAA
- a CDS encoding glycosyltransferase codes for MNVLLIPSHFPTRREPQRATYIRDYARSLALQHEVTVIYPQQLGAQGAGDERFFSEQLIEPRVRLVNYTYRHFPKSWLLSYLNSYRRIFRRIRGEWKIDIIFAHIAQPAGQAALFLGKLFDLPVVLVEHFGPPRDWIEWSPYPRWLQRKTLGYTYRQVNYLGTVSRSLALDINAFFGATVHGQLYNPVDCEMFRPGSLKPNGGPLRVVCVTRGHIKDLRKGVSNLLSAWEIVARRSAKPVVLEIVGELVEQIAPAVEAMGLTALCRIHGWLPPDRLARLMQQAALVVIPSAYETFARSGAEALCCGVPVVATKCGGPEEYVEEGTGVLVPTGDAEALADAILIGLERSHFLSPDELAARAREHFSYEGVCRRFTEVAREILGGRR; via the coding sequence GTGAACGTCCTGCTGATCCCTTCTCATTTTCCGACACGCCGCGAGCCGCAGCGCGCCACCTACATTCGCGATTATGCGCGCAGCCTCGCGCTCCAACATGAAGTGACGGTCATCTACCCGCAGCAGCTTGGGGCTCAAGGCGCGGGCGACGAGCGATTCTTCTCGGAGCAGTTGATCGAGCCGCGCGTCAGGCTCGTGAATTATACGTACCGCCACTTCCCGAAAAGTTGGCTGCTGAGTTATCTGAATTCCTACCGCCGCATCTTCCGCCGCATCCGCGGGGAGTGGAAGATTGACATCATCTTCGCGCACATCGCGCAGCCGGCGGGACAGGCGGCCCTCTTTCTCGGCAAGCTCTTTGATCTGCCGGTCGTGCTGGTCGAGCACTTTGGCCCGCCGCGCGACTGGATAGAATGGTCGCCCTATCCGCGATGGCTTCAGCGCAAGACTTTGGGCTATACCTACCGTCAGGTGAATTATCTGGGGACGGTGAGCCGCAGCCTCGCCCTCGACATCAACGCATTTTTCGGCGCGACGGTTCACGGTCAGTTATACAACCCTGTTGATTGCGAGATGTTTCGACCCGGCAGCCTTAAGCCGAACGGCGGCCCGCTGCGCGTGGTGTGCGTCACGCGCGGTCACATCAAAGATTTGCGAAAGGGCGTTTCAAACCTGCTTTCGGCCTGGGAGATCGTCGCGCGGCGCAGTGCGAAGCCGGTTGTTTTAGAGATCGTGGGCGAGCTTGTGGAACAGATCGCACCGGCGGTTGAGGCGATGGGGCTCACCGCCCTGTGCCGGATTCACGGATGGCTGCCCCCCGACAGATTGGCCCGCTTGATGCAACAAGCAGCGCTCGTCGTGATCCCTAGCGCTTACGAAACATTTGCGCGGAGCGGCGCTGAGGCGCTCTGCTGTGGCGTGCCCGTTGTTGCGACGAAGTGCGGCGGCCCGGAAGAATATGTTGAAGAAGGGACCGGGGTGCTGGTTCCTACGGGAGATGCGGAGGCGCTTGCCGATGCGATATTGATCGGGCTTGAGCGGAGCCATTTCTTGTCGCCTGATGAACTGGCGGCGCGGGCGCGTGAACACTTCAGTTATGAAGGCGTCTGCCGCCGCTTCACTGAAGTCGCGCGGGAGATATTGGGAGGAAGGCGATGA
- a CDS encoding glycosyltransferase family 4 protein, translating to MVEREDSSSALHAAHVIETLGPGGAERLLHTNLKHLDAKRVRSTVITVFSRDDYWAEAIKQLGVQVISLNCGGYRDLIKGIWRLRRWLSDARPDVLHTHLWAANVIGRMAGRLSGVPVISSIHDSDYEPETWSDGSEVSAWKRYLIRAIDRQSARLGCARMLAVSDYVRQSARRHLKFPLQRIDRLYNPVDVNELRSAKPREALLGELGLPLDSVILLNVGRVKPQKGLLYAIRALPAVKRRQPRVRLISTGGIDDGDWAKRLRAEAEALGVADRVHLLGPRRDVKDFLRACDLFVFPSLHEGLGIALIEAMAARCACVATDTGPLPEVISHGVDGWLVPPRDHQRLAEAICALLSDEGGRAALAAAAQRNAVARFQPLAAASELAAIYESMARRKTRQARGKITPHEMARNQHAAADSGDAARVGQE from the coding sequence ATGGTCGAGCGAGAAGATTCCTCTAGTGCGCTTCACGCCGCCCACGTGATCGAGACGCTGGGGCCGGGAGGGGCCGAGCGTCTGCTGCATACAAACTTGAAGCATCTCGACGCCAAGCGCGTCCGCAGCACGGTGATCACCGTTTTCTCCCGTGATGATTATTGGGCTGAGGCAATCAAACAACTCGGCGTTCAGGTCATCAGCCTGAACTGTGGCGGATACCGCGACCTCATCAAAGGCATATGGCGCTTGCGGCGATGGCTCAGTGACGCGCGCCCTGACGTTTTGCACACCCATCTGTGGGCGGCGAACGTCATTGGCCGGATGGCCGGAAGGCTTTCTGGCGTGCCGGTCATCAGCTCGATACATGACTCGGACTACGAGCCTGAAACCTGGAGCGACGGTTCTGAGGTGAGTGCGTGGAAGCGCTACCTGATTCGCGCGATTGATCGCCAGAGCGCGCGGCTCGGCTGCGCGCGTATGCTTGCGGTAAGCGACTACGTTCGCCAGAGCGCGCGCAGGCATTTGAAGTTCCCTTTGCAAAGGATTGATCGCCTCTATAATCCTGTGGATGTCAATGAGCTGCGGTCCGCAAAACCTCGCGAAGCGCTGTTGGGCGAGCTGGGTCTGCCATTAGACAGCGTCATTCTGTTGAACGTCGGGCGGGTCAAGCCGCAGAAGGGGTTGCTTTATGCCATTCGCGCGCTGCCTGCGGTGAAGCGGCGGCAGCCGAGAGTGCGGTTGATTTCTACGGGCGGGATAGATGACGGGGACTGGGCAAAGCGTTTGCGAGCCGAAGCCGAGGCGCTTGGCGTAGCAGACCGCGTTCACCTACTCGGCCCGCGCCGCGACGTGAAGGATTTCCTTCGGGCCTGCGACCTGTTTGTTTTCCCATCGCTGCATGAAGGATTGGGCATAGCGCTCATCGAAGCGATGGCGGCGCGATGCGCCTGCGTCGCCACCGACACGGGCCCGCTGCCTGAGGTCATTTCACACGGCGTTGACGGATGGCTCGTCCCGCCGCGCGACCACCAGCGATTGGCCGAAGCCATTTGCGCGCTGTTGTCGGATGAAGGCGGCAGGGCGGCGCTCGCCGCCGCCGCGCAAAGAAATGCCGTCGCAAGATTTCAACCGCTGGCGGCGGCTTCAGAGCTTGCTGCCATTTATGAATCTATGGCGAGGCGGAAAACGCGGCAAGCACGCGGCAAAATCACACCTCACGAAATGGCTCGAAATCAACACGCCGCAGCAGACTCGGGCGATGCCGCGCGAGTTGGCCAAGAGTGA
- a CDS encoding glycosyltransferase family 39 protein, producing the protein MADLNPDFPSGLLVFALLAVLGSLALFATRQHKQTLRFQLKIFLCAFALRFSLSVLIYQFGLVRVLGDEDAIGWWAGVFHYRDWTRQGVGLVDLPTLLMGAFKGNHQGYGYLLGSLFYLTDTPARLPAAAFNGLFGAFTVVLAYRVARTLFSPWVAVRVGWLTCLFPSMIIWSAQTTKEPVIIFLETAALYGCVQLKQKGFSPRHIALCALAIVLAIPFRFYAAYIAGAAIALTLILPQFKRGRSRAASAVGIAALAIPIVILTGVLAQSETEFERFDIQRIQSFRRDVAASAGSGYVSSYDMRTPGGFGVATAVGAAHLLLAPFPWEMGGASLRMALTAPELLIWWWLFFVGVVPGIRYAVKKRFGDVLPLLFFLLGLGLLYSMMFGNIGLVFRQRAQLLPWLFIFAAVGLEQRMLRRKAARKTLTASLLHGRAPVVVTRENLSRPVGPGNLSSTTES; encoded by the coding sequence GTGGCTGATCTCAATCCCGACTTCCCATCCGGACTTCTAGTTTTCGCGCTGCTCGCCGTGCTCGGGAGCCTTGCCCTCTTCGCGACGCGCCAACACAAGCAGACGTTGCGTTTTCAATTGAAAATCTTTTTGTGCGCGTTTGCGCTGCGCTTCAGTCTGTCGGTGCTGATTTATCAGTTCGGTCTTGTCAGAGTGCTTGGTGACGAGGATGCGATTGGCTGGTGGGCCGGTGTTTTTCATTATCGGGACTGGACTCGACAAGGCGTAGGGCTAGTCGATTTGCCGACCCTTCTCATGGGAGCTTTCAAGGGGAATCATCAAGGCTACGGTTATCTGCTAGGGTCGCTGTTTTATTTAACGGACACGCCGGCGCGATTGCCCGCCGCCGCATTCAATGGCTTATTCGGCGCTTTCACCGTGGTATTAGCCTATCGCGTCGCGCGCACGCTGTTTTCTCCCTGGGTTGCGGTGCGGGTGGGCTGGCTTACGTGCCTGTTTCCTTCGATGATTATATGGTCGGCACAGACGACCAAAGAGCCGGTGATTATTTTTCTGGAGACGGCAGCCCTCTATGGCTGTGTGCAGTTGAAACAGAAAGGATTTTCGCCGCGCCACATTGCGCTGTGCGCGTTGGCGATTGTGCTTGCGATACCTTTCAGGTTTTACGCGGCTTATATCGCTGGAGCAGCCATCGCCCTCACGCTCATTTTGCCTCAATTCAAGCGCGGGAGGTCCAGGGCGGCGTCGGCCGTTGGCATTGCCGCGCTCGCCATTCCGATTGTGATATTGACAGGCGTACTCGCGCAGAGCGAGACGGAATTCGAGCGGTTCGACATCCAGCGCATACAGAGCTTCCGCCGCGACGTGGCGGCAAGCGCGGGATCAGGTTATGTGTCGAGTTACGATATGCGTACGCCCGGGGGATTTGGCGTTGCAACGGCGGTGGGGGCGGCTCATTTGCTGCTCGCGCCGTTCCCTTGGGAGATGGGCGGAGCGAGCCTCAGGATGGCGCTGACGGCACCGGAGCTTCTCATCTGGTGGTGGCTTTTCTTCGTAGGGGTTGTGCCAGGCATCCGCTACGCTGTGAAGAAACGGTTCGGCGATGTTTTGCCGCTCTTGTTTTTCTTGCTCGGGTTGGGACTTCTCTACAGCATGATGTTCGGCAACATAGGACTGGTGTTCAGGCAACGGGCGCAGTTGCTCCCCTGGCTTTTTATTTTCGCGGCGGTCGGGTTGGAGCAAAGAATGCTTAGGCGAAAGGCGGCGCGCAAGACGCTGACGGCTTCGCTGCTGCACGGGCGCGCGCCTGTCGTCGTGACGAGAGAAAACCTGAGCCGCCCGGTCGGCCCTGGCAACCTCTCGTCAACCACTGAAAGCTGA
- the asnB gene encoding asparagine synthase (glutamine-hydrolyzing): protein MCGIAGAISTKAEDQRPIVTVMADALTHRGPDDWGVWSDEHCALGHRRLSIIDLSEAGRQPLSNANGSIWITYNGEIYNFQALRKELESLGHRFRTRTDTEVIVYAYEQWGVDCAKRLRGMFAFAIWDQRRRRLFMARDRVGKKPLFYTQAGDRFLFASELQALVADASVSRVVDQAAIDEYLSWGYVPAPRTAFKGISKLLPAHWLTLELKQGGAALNIEPYWNLEYGPKLALDEREAAEALREKLTEAVRLRMIADVPLGAFLSGGIDSSIVVGLMARLSDQPVKTFSIGFEETAYNELGHARRVAERCGTDHSEFIVKPDALAILPKLVRHYGEPYADSSAIPTYYVSEMTRPRVKVALNGDGGDESFAGYERYFGNRVAEWVRRVPGGHWPALALSRILPDSLDQKSRLRQAKRFFSATTRPMAIRYGRWVGYFTEEAKRRLYSRELRSSLNGHCPQDWLQSLFAEAQGLDPVDSAMAVDTRSYLPYDLLVKVDITTMANSLEARSPFLDHEVMELAARLPVHLKLRGKQSKYLLKRTFADLLPPANVNRRKMGFGVPLGQWFRGPLRPLLEDGLLSEQLARRKYFDEGVIRSLVADHVQQRADHSFALWNLLMLELWHREFID, encoded by the coding sequence ATGTGCGGAATAGCCGGGGCGATTTCGACAAAAGCCGAAGACCAGCGACCTATCGTTACGGTCATGGCCGACGCGCTCACGCATCGCGGGCCTGACGATTGGGGCGTGTGGTCGGATGAGCATTGCGCGCTCGGCCATCGCCGGCTTTCGATCATTGACCTTTCTGAAGCAGGCCGGCAGCCGCTCTCGAACGCGAACGGCTCAATCTGGATAACCTACAACGGTGAAATCTACAACTTTCAGGCGCTGCGCAAAGAGTTGGAGAGCCTCGGCCACCGCTTTCGCACGCGCACCGACACCGAGGTGATCGTTTACGCTTATGAGCAATGGGGCGTAGACTGCGCCAAGCGTTTGCGCGGAATGTTCGCCTTCGCAATCTGGGACCAGCGCCGCCGCCGCTTATTCATGGCCCGTGATCGGGTTGGCAAAAAGCCGCTCTTTTACACACAAGCCGGTGACCGTTTTCTCTTCGCATCGGAGTTACAGGCGCTGGTCGCCGACGCGAGCGTCTCGCGCGTCGTAGACCAGGCCGCAATTGACGAGTATCTCTCCTGGGGCTATGTGCCTGCGCCTCGCACAGCCTTTAAAGGCATATCTAAATTGCTGCCCGCGCACTGGCTCACGCTTGAGCTTAAACAGGGCGGCGCGGCGCTCAACATCGAGCCTTACTGGAACCTGGAGTATGGCCCAAAGCTCGCGCTCGACGAGCGCGAAGCCGCCGAAGCGTTGCGCGAGAAATTAACGGAAGCGGTGCGGCTGCGGATGATTGCGGACGTTCCGCTCGGCGCGTTCCTTTCCGGCGGCATTGATTCGAGCATCGTCGTCGGGCTGATGGCGCGGCTTTCCGATCAGCCCGTTAAGACCTTCTCAATCGGATTTGAAGAAACCGCTTATAACGAACTCGGCCACGCGCGCCGTGTGGCCGAGCGGTGCGGCACGGACCATAGCGAATTCATCGTCAAGCCTGACGCGCTTGCCATACTGCCCAAGCTCGTTCGCCACTATGGCGAGCCTTACGCGGACTCTTCGGCGATCCCGACTTATTACGTGTCCGAAATGACTCGCCCGCGCGTCAAGGTCGCGCTGAACGGCGATGGCGGCGACGAGAGCTTTGCGGGCTACGAGCGCTACTTCGGAAACCGTGTGGCCGAGTGGGTCCGGCGCGTGCCCGGAGGCCACTGGCCCGCCCTTGCCTTGAGCCGCATCCTGCCCGACTCGCTCGACCAGAAGAGCCGCCTGCGGCAGGCGAAGAGATTTTTTTCGGCGACGACCCGGCCGATGGCCATTCGTTACGGTCGCTGGGTCGGATACTTCACGGAAGAAGCGAAGCGGCGACTTTACAGCCGCGAGCTGCGGTCATCACTCAATGGGCATTGCCCGCAAGATTGGCTTCAATCGCTGTTTGCGGAGGCGCAGGGTCTCGACCCGGTAGACAGCGCGATGGCTGTTGATACACGGTCTTATCTGCCGTACGATCTGCTGGTCAAAGTGGACATCACGACAATGGCCAACAGCCTTGAAGCCCGCTCGCCGTTTTTAGATCACGAAGTCATGGAGTTGGCCGCGCGATTGCCTGTCCATCTCAAGCTGCGGGGCAAACAATCGAAGTACCTGCTCAAGCGCACATTCGCCGACTTGCTGCCGCCGGCGAATGTCAACCGCCGGAAGATGGGATTCGGCGTGCCGCTCGGTCAGTGGTTTCGCGGCCCATTGCGCCCATTGCTTGAAGACGGCCTGCTATCCGAACAGCTCGCGCGAAGGAAGTATTTTGACGAGGGAGTGATTCGCTCGCTGGTGGCAGATCATGTCCAGCAGCGCGCGGATCACAGCTTCGCGCTATGGAATTTGCTCATGCTCGAACTGTGGCATCGCGAATTTATTGACTGA
- a CDS encoding NAD-dependent epimerase/dehydratase family protein: MAEYKILVTGGAGFIGSHLVDALIARGHSVRVLDLLVSQVHGDGEPKYLNPKAEFIYGDVCDAEVLSRALDGVEVIFHYAAEVGVGQSMYEIERYVRANTLGTAVLLDALASRRDRIRKLVVASSMSIYGEGEYLCKECGRVAPNLRPTAQLLERRWEINCPGCGATVSPVPTTEDKPLFPSSVYAITKQDQEQLCIVAGRAYGIPTVALRYFNVYGPRQALSNPYTGACAIFSSRLLNNQRPMIFEDGEQTRDFIHVSDIVQANLLALETDRADYQAINIGTGTATSVRRVAELLSHGLGKDIEPEIVSRYREGDIRHCVADISRARALLGYEPKVALDEGIPELLGWVSRQDATDKVERATAELEQRRLVR, from the coding sequence ATGGCTGAATATAAGATTCTCGTGACCGGGGGTGCGGGCTTCATCGGCTCGCACCTTGTCGACGCGCTCATCGCGCGCGGTCACTCCGTTCGGGTTCTCGACCTGCTAGTCTCGCAGGTTCATGGCGATGGCGAACCGAAGTACCTGAACCCGAAAGCGGAATTTATTTACGGCGATGTGTGCGACGCCGAAGTCTTGAGCCGCGCACTCGACGGTGTAGAGGTGATTTTTCATTATGCGGCGGAGGTCGGCGTCGGGCAATCAATGTACGAGATCGAGCGCTACGTACGGGCCAACACATTGGGCACTGCCGTTCTGCTTGACGCCCTGGCATCGCGGCGAGATCGGATTCGCAAGCTCGTGGTCGCGTCGTCAATGTCTATTTACGGCGAGGGTGAATATCTCTGCAAAGAATGCGGCAGGGTTGCGCCGAACCTCAGACCGACGGCGCAACTCCTTGAGCGCCGATGGGAAATCAACTGCCCTGGATGTGGCGCTACGGTTTCGCCCGTCCCTACGACTGAAGACAAGCCTTTGTTTCCAAGCTCCGTTTATGCAATTACCAAGCAAGACCAGGAGCAGCTCTGCATTGTCGCCGGTCGCGCTTATGGGATTCCGACGGTCGCGCTGCGCTATTTCAACGTCTATGGCCCGCGCCAGGCGCTGTCGAACCCTTACACGGGCGCTTGCGCCATCTTCTCTTCGAGGCTGTTGAACAATCAGAGGCCGATGATCTTCGAGGACGGCGAGCAGACGAGAGACTTCATTCACGTCAGCGACATCGTGCAGGCAAATCTCCTGGCGCTTGAAACCGACCGCGCCGATTATCAAGCGATCAACATCGGCACCGGAACCGCGACCTCCGTGCGCCGCGTCGCGGAATTGCTGAGTCATGGTTTGGGCAAAGATATCGAGCCTGAAATCGTGAGCAGGTATCGCGAAGGAGATATTCGCCATTGCGTGGCCGACATTTCGCGCGCGCGGGCACTGCTCGGTTATGAGCCGAAGGTCGCACTCGACGAAGGCATCCCTGAGTTGCTCGGGTGGGTCAGTCGTCAAGACGCAACCGACAAAGTCGAACGCGCCACCGCCGAGCTAGAGCAGCGCCGCCTCGTTAGATAA